From the Candidatus Bathyarchaeota archaeon genome, one window contains:
- a CDS encoding zf-TFIIB domain-containing protein: MSNTVKANSTGANKISTFVQAVIYITLALSVVAIVVAVGAYFETGSLEITLYLLAIGFISMGLAGYYAYQSRKHVANLKVEDMPILTTIECPKCNIKSTREFQRGDYVFKELEQCPKCDDKQLITAIYREVKQKEKPVKV, from the coding sequence ATGAGCAACACTGTAAAAGCAAACAGCACAGGAGCAAACAAAATTTCAACTTTCGTACAAGCCGTAATCTACATAACATTGGCGCTTTCCGTTGTCGCAATTGTCGTAGCCGTCGGAGCATACTTTGAAACAGGTTCGTTAGAAATAACCCTCTACCTGTTAGCCATTGGTTTCATCTCGATGGGTCTTGCAGGATACTACGCGTATCAGTCACGCAAACACGTAGCAAACCTCAAAGTAGAAGACATGCCCATACTCACCACCATCGAATGCCCCAAATGCAACATCAAAAGCACACGCGAATTCCAACGCGGCGACTACGTATTCAAAGAACTCGAACAATGCCCCAAATGCGACGACAAACAGCTAATCACAGCGATTTACAGAGAAGTCAAACAAAAAGAAAAACCCGTCAAAGTCTAA
- a CDS encoding DUF1512 domain-containing protein, which yields MNTLVQNPVLTNQFGIGSGDPILTIISLFSYLFIFVFIFYGQRIQMYVMIREVESSLFKLKLMKEEGRKTAIGTIKEIGKPTVDPSDRVDRYMDYFTISPQSMDPAGIVHKLDHIIDIRDARLKEEVKLMAPESDDVQINNLENTLEAAMALNYIYKVVRHFYLQGKKTLSLYTIMQLQMILPMVMKEAEAYASALKAFANGQPIGDGVGPLIAAKIMHGYKTSKVPKDCVVASVPFEGRTALVMKAEGPGGNVGKPGDAIKAVLEENKGKIAAVVMIDAGLKLEGENVGEISEGIGAAIGGPGVDAFKIEETVVDQKIPLYAVIVKEDIGDAVSLMRKEISDAADKAIQRVKDIVVERTKEGDKVVIFGVGNTIGVAQ from the coding sequence ATGAATACGTTGGTTCAAAATCCAGTGCTAACTAATCAGTTTGGTATCGGTTCGGGGGACCCTATACTTACGATTATCAGCTTATTTTCGTACTTGTTCATTTTTGTGTTCATTTTTTACGGTCAGAGAATTCAGATGTACGTTATGATTAGGGAGGTTGAGAGTTCTCTTTTCAAGCTTAAACTCATGAAGGAAGAAGGCCGAAAAACCGCTATAGGAACCATAAAGGAAATCGGCAAACCAACCGTTGACCCTTCAGACAGAGTTGACCGTTACATGGACTACTTCACGATTTCCCCTCAAAGCATGGACCCCGCAGGCATAGTCCACAAGCTTGATCACATCATTGACATACGCGACGCCCGCCTAAAAGAAGAAGTAAAACTAATGGCACCTGAAAGCGACGACGTCCAAATCAACAATTTGGAAAACACTTTGGAGGCGGCAATGGCGCTGAATTACATCTACAAAGTCGTACGTCACTTCTATTTACAGGGCAAAAAAACCCTTAGCCTCTACACCATCATGCAACTGCAAATGATACTGCCCATGGTGATGAAAGAAGCTGAAGCATACGCCAGCGCCCTCAAAGCCTTCGCAAACGGCCAACCCATCGGCGACGGCGTAGGACCCCTGATTGCAGCGAAAATCATGCACGGATACAAAACCAGCAAAGTACCCAAAGACTGCGTAGTCGCTTCCGTACCCTTCGAAGGCCGCACCGCTCTTGTCATGAAAGCGGAAGGCCCTGGCGGTAACGTAGGCAAACCAGGTGATGCGATCAAAGCAGTGCTTGAGGAAAACAAGGGCAAAATCGCGGCGGTTGTCATGATTGACGCAGGCTTGAAGCTGGAGGGCGAAAACGTCGGCGAAATCAGCGAGGGAATCGGCGCAGCCATCGGCGGTCCAGGCGTCGACGCATTCAAAATCGAAGAAACCGTCGTCGACCAAAAGATTCCACTCTACGCGGTAATCGTCAAAGAGGACATCGGCGATGCAGTTTCACTGATGCGCAAGGAAATCTCGGACGCCGCTGACAAAGCAATCCAGCGCGTTAAAGATATTGTTGTAGAGCGAACCAAGGAAGGCGACAAAGTGGTCATCTTTGGAGTCGGCAACACCATAGGAGTTGCACAATAG